Proteins found in one Venturia canescens isolate UGA chromosome 8, ASM1945775v1, whole genome shotgun sequence genomic segment:
- the CSN5 gene encoding COP9 signalosome complex subunit 5, translating into MMASTSSDQMVVAQKTWEVNNSIETISIVDEIYRYDRKEQQDILAAKPWEKDPHFFKDIKISALALLKMVMHARSGGTLEVMGLLLGKVAANTMIVMDSFALPVEGTETRVNAQAQAYEYMTAYIEAAKQVGRQENAIGWYHSHPGYGCWLSGIDVSTQMLNQNFQEPFVAIVIDPVRTISAGKVCLGAFRTYPKGYKPAMEEPSEYQTIPLNKIEDFGVHCKQYYSLEVSYFKSSLDRRLLDSLWNKYWVNTLSSSSLLTNADYTTGQIFDLSDKLEQSEVALGRGGFVLGVNDMHDRRGEDKLVKATRDSCKTTIEVIHGLMAQIIKDRLFNQVGANSANS; encoded by the exons ATGATGGCAAGTACATCAAGCGACCAAATGGTGGTTGCTCAAAAAACATGGGAAGTTAACAACAGCATAGAGACAATAAGTATCGTCGATGAAATTTATAGATACGACAGGAAAGAACAGCAAGATATATTGGCTGCAAAACCCTGGGAAAAAGA TCCTCACTTCTTCAAAGACATAAAAATATCAGCATTGGCTTTACTGAAAATGGTGATGCATGCTCGATCAGGTGGCACACTGGAAGTTATGGGACTGCTATTAGGTAAAGTAGCTGCTAATACCATGATCGTGATGGATTCATTTGCTTTGCCCGTTGAAGGTACAGAGACAAGAGTAAATGCTCAAGCACAAGCGTATGAATATATGACAGCTTATATTGAAGCTGCAAAACAG GTTGGGAGGCAAGAAAATGCTATTGGATGGTATCACAGTCATCCTGGATATGGTTGCTGGTTATCAGGCATTGACGTTTCCACACAGATGCTGAATCAAAATTTCCAAGAACCATTTGTTGCAATTGTTATTGATCCAGTCAGGACGATTTCAGCAGGGAAAGTCTGTCTCGGTGCATTCAGAACTTATCCTAAG GGTTACAAACCAGCGATGGAAGAGCCATCGGAATATCAAACGATTCCTTTGaacaaaattgaagattttGGAGTTCATTGTAAACAATATTATTCGTTGGAGGTGTCATATTTCAAGTCGTCGTTGGATCGTCGATTGCTCGATTCCTTGTGGAATAAATATTGGGTAAACACGTTGAGTTCATCAAGTTTGTTAACAAACGCGGATTACACAACTGGTCAAATATTTGATCTCTCTGACAAATTGGAACAATCGGAAGTAGCGCTTGGACGCGGTGGATTTGTTCTTGGTGTAAATGACATGCATGATCGTCGGGGTGAGGACAAGCTCGTGAAAGCAACTCGCGACAGTTGCAAAACTACGATTGAGGTTATACATGGGTTAATGGCACAAATTATCAAAGACAGGCTGTTCAATCAGGTCGGAGCAAATTCCGCCAACTcttga